A single window of Rickettsiella endosymbiont of Dermanyssus gallinae DNA harbors:
- a CDS encoding SGNH/GDSL hydrolase family protein, with translation MEPKIPYTIYQSYRWSTWWYRTTKPSNKEKRGLKRDDLCIIFSGANDIFTVGRTGEKAAKRAVDAIQKAIANLSTGKEDTGLSNYSKNIVIFSLPDISVTPHYAEESESKRMAVKETCQLINQHINALVNDYRYINFDTHAIYRLNDIANKESFLKAHNIKHGILFVGEGKYKQVLFVENGRFISYANGKLRVVDIKLSKQQQAMLGLKEGKFQRPGKFDDEQVPNFIKSAEVRKYQMFEALIKQVASQARLNADVRVFDAADVFAKVK, from the coding sequence TTGGAGCCTAAAATACCCTATACAATCTATCAAAGCTATCGCTGGTCAACTTGGTGGTATAGAACAACAAAGCCATCTAACAAAGAAAAAAGAGGCCTTAAGCGTGATGATTTATGTATCATTTTTTCTGGCGCAAATGATATATTCACGGTAGGCCGTACAGGAGAAAAAGCAGCTAAACGTGCTGTAGACGCTATACAAAAAGCAATCGCCAACTTGTCAACCGGCAAAGAAGACACCGGTTTATCGAATTATTCTAAAAACATCGTGATTTTTTCTTTACCCGACATTAGTGTAACCCCACACTATGCTGAAGAATCAGAATCAAAAAGAATGGCCGTAAAAGAAACCTGCCAATTAATCAATCAGCATATAAATGCGTTAGTTAACGATTATCGATATATAAACTTTGATACGCACGCTATTTACCGACTTAACGACATAGCAAACAAGGAAAGTTTTTTAAAAGCACATAATATTAAACACGGCATCCTATTTGTAGGCGAAGGGAAATATAAACAGGTTTTATTCGTAGAAAATGGCCGCTTTATTAGCTATGCTAATGGAAAATTACGCGTCGTTGATATAAAGCTATCGAAGCAACAGCAAGCTATGTTGGGTTTAAAAGAAGGTAAATTTCAAAGACCAGGAAAATTTGACGACGAGCAAGTACCTAACTTTATTAAATCTGCAGAGGTTCGGAAATATCAAATGTTTGAGGCCTTAATCAAGCAGGTAGCCAGTCAGGCAAGATTAAATGCCGATGTGAGAGTATTTGATGCTGCGGATGTTTTTGCGAAAGTCAAGTGA
- the sdhD gene encoding succinate dehydrogenase, hydrophobic membrane anchor protein: MVKKLTNVTSLSGNGLRDWLIQRVTSVVLLFYIVFLLGFFVAHSSLNYAQWHGLFNHTAMRLLSTLFLLSLLWHAWIGMWTIVTDYIKPFALRLSVQILIIIGLLLCFIWGLAIFWGN, encoded by the coding sequence ATGGTAAAAAAATTAACGAATGTGACCAGTCTGAGTGGTAATGGCTTGCGCGATTGGTTAATACAGCGCGTTACATCGGTAGTGCTGCTGTTTTATATTGTTTTCCTCTTAGGCTTCTTTGTGGCGCATTCATCGCTCAATTATGCCCAATGGCATGGGTTGTTTAACCACACAGCGATGCGTTTGTTGAGTACGCTCTTTTTACTGAGTTTGCTGTGGCATGCTTGGATTGGGATGTGGACGATTGTCACGGATTATATTAAGCCGTTTGCTTTACGCTTGAGTGTACAAATACTAATAATTATTGGGCTATTACTCTGTTTTATTTGGGGTTTAGCTATTTTTTGGGGTAATTAA
- the sdhA gene encoding succinate dehydrogenase flavoprotein subunit produces the protein MAIPTYTFDAVIVGAGGAGMRAALQLANSGQKVALISKVFPTRSHTVSAQGGITCALGNAHEDDWRWHMYDTVKGSDYLGDQDSIEYMCKTGPEAVYELEHMGLPFSRTDSGKIYQRPFGGQSKNFGGDQAARTCAAADRTGHALLHTLFQQNVKAKTHFFTEWYAIDLVKTAQGQVAGITALCIETGEVVFFHSRATILATGGAGRIFQSTTNALINTGDGIGMALRAGFAVQDMEMWQFHPTGIAGAGVLVTEGCRGEGGYLINKNGERFMERYAPHAKDLASRDVVARAMALELRAGNGFDPHGTDYVKLKLDHLGADLIKKRLPGIRELAITFAHVDPITTPIPVVPTCHYMMGGLPTNVHAQVLTLDQHGHDQVVEGLYAAGECACVSVHGANRLGGNSLLDLVVFGRSAGLHVEQSLQKDLPLLSVSPDDLEAGLTRLNRWNNTDKGESVVEIRQAMQKSMQNDFGVFRTENYMQEGLAKLTELRERLQHAALTDRSQVFNTARVEALELDNLMEVAYASAVSALTRQESRGAHSREDYPKRDDKNWLKHLLYFYKDDQVAFRAVNMKPETMAPMELKERTY, from the coding sequence ATGGCAATACCCACTTATACCTTTGACGCAGTGATAGTTGGTGCTGGCGGTGCAGGTATGCGTGCTGCGTTACAATTAGCGAATTCGGGTCAAAAGGTTGCACTGATTTCTAAAGTGTTTCCAACGCGTTCGCATACCGTTTCTGCGCAAGGTGGTATTACCTGCGCTTTAGGTAATGCGCATGAAGATGATTGGCGTTGGCATATGTACGATACGGTAAAAGGTTCCGATTACTTAGGTGATCAAGATTCGATTGAATACATGTGTAAAACCGGCCCAGAAGCCGTGTATGAACTGGAACACATGGGCTTACCGTTTTCACGTACCGATTCAGGCAAGATTTACCAACGTCCTTTTGGTGGCCAATCTAAGAATTTTGGTGGCGATCAAGCGGCGCGTACCTGTGCCGCCGCTGATAGAACAGGTCATGCCTTATTGCATACGTTATTCCAACAAAATGTAAAAGCAAAAACACATTTTTTTACTGAGTGGTATGCGATTGATTTAGTTAAAACGGCGCAGGGACAGGTGGCAGGCATAACCGCTTTATGTATTGAAACTGGTGAAGTTGTTTTCTTTCATAGCCGAGCCACCATCTTAGCCACCGGCGGCGCAGGACGTATTTTTCAATCCACAACTAACGCCTTGATTAATACCGGTGATGGCATTGGTATGGCATTGCGTGCGGGTTTTGCGGTGCAGGATATGGAAATGTGGCAATTTCATCCCACCGGTATTGCCGGTGCCGGTGTATTAGTAACCGAAGGCTGCCGCGGTGAAGGCGGTTATTTAATTAATAAGAATGGTGAACGTTTCATGGAACGTTATGCACCGCATGCTAAAGACTTAGCGTCTAGAGACGTGGTAGCGCGTGCGATGGCTTTAGAACTGCGTGCGGGGAATGGTTTTGACCCACATGGTACGGATTATGTGAAATTAAAATTGGACCATTTAGGCGCAGACCTAATTAAGAAGCGGTTACCGGGTATACGCGAACTGGCGATTACCTTTGCCCATGTTGATCCGATTACTACACCGATTCCAGTCGTACCGACTTGCCATTATATGATGGGTGGACTACCTACTAATGTGCATGCCCAAGTGTTGACGCTAGATCAACATGGGCATGATCAAGTCGTTGAAGGCTTATATGCGGCCGGTGAGTGCGCTTGTGTCTCTGTGCATGGTGCTAATCGATTAGGCGGCAACTCGCTACTCGATCTGGTTGTCTTTGGCCGTTCTGCTGGGTTACATGTAGAACAATCATTACAAAAAGATTTACCTTTACTGTCGGTAAGCCCAGACGATTTAGAAGCGGGATTAACGCGACTGAATCGTTGGAATAACACCGACAAAGGTGAAAGTGTGGTTGAGATTCGTCAAGCAATGCAAAAGAGTATGCAGAATGATTTTGGTGTTTTCCGTACTGAAAATTACATGCAAGAAGGTTTAGCCAAATTGACGGAACTCAGAGAACGTTTACAACATGCGGCGTTAACGGATCGTAGCCAAGTGTTCAATACGGCCAGAGTAGAAGCGCTGGAATTAGATAATTTAATGGAAGTTGCTTATGCCTCGGCGGTTTCGGCGTTAACGCGTCAAGAAAGTCGTGGTGCGCATAGCCGTGAAGATTATCCTAAGCGAGACGATAAAAACTGGCTGAAACATTTACTATATTTTTATAAGGATGATCAGGTTGCATTCAGAGCCGTTAATATGAAACCTGAGACGATGGCACCGATGGAATTAAAAGAGAGAACCTATTAG
- a CDS encoding 2-oxoglutarate dehydrogenase E1 component, protein MTDQVKSAFQSLRTDSYLFSGNGAYLEALYEQYLHDPNQLSREWQTYFNQVVDKQKDVSHADIRAYFSELAKHPIPLAAHGSAEDALLSKVHNLIDAYRRYGHYQSNLDPLRLAPKREIIDLTPESHALTPADLSQTVHLDGLLGLQTVSVQTVIETLKKIYCAYIGFETQHIADAEQRAWLQARIESVEGQASYSNEVKKTILKGLIRAEGLEKYLGNKFVAQKRFSLEGGDSLIPLLDELVARASTQAVQEIVIGMAHRGRLNVLINVLGKLPSKLFEEFEGKLTQENRSGDVKYHKGFATDIKTDHGALHIAMAFNPSHLEIVNPVVEGSVRSRQERRSDSSGHQVLPVLIHGDAAFSGQGVVMETLELSQTAGYGTGGTLHIVINNQIGFTTDPQNARSSWYCTDPAKMIDAPIFHVNGDDPESVLFTLQLAFDFRQTFKKDVVIDLVCYRRHGHNEADEPSATQPLTYQAIKQLPTVRTQYAEQLIAKNVISKEELSQWMDGYRNQLDKGEPVVSRLLDDDSKNPYRIDWRPYRYHDWRDSEDTGIALQRLKEIATTLETLPPGLTLQPQVAKIIDDRRKMTAGQLPLNWGYAEILAYASLLQEDYSVRLSGQDCGRGTFFHRHAVLHDFKTNQIFVPLSQLAKHEKAFTVIDSTLSEVAVMGFEYGYAISNPNSLVIWEAQYGDFVNGAQVVIDQFLSSSEQKWGRLCGLVLLLPHGYEGAGPEHTSARLERFLQLCAQDNMQVCVPSTPTQIFHLLRRQMCRPYRKPLIVMSPKSLLRHKLAVSSLEDLAKGRFQNVIPDERDLQKVKRVILCSGKVYYDLLEQCQAQKINDIALIRIEQLYPFPKDELMAVLKPYEKVNEVIWCQEEPKNQGAWYCSQHHFIDCLAKNQSLHYVGRPASAAPAVGSPIVHVQEQQALIKEALT, encoded by the coding sequence ATGACCGATCAAGTAAAATCCGCATTTCAAAGCTTGCGTACCGACTCTTATCTATTTAGTGGCAACGGTGCTTATTTAGAGGCACTTTATGAGCAATATTTGCACGACCCTAATCAGCTAAGTAGAGAATGGCAGACCTATTTCAATCAGGTTGTCGATAAACAAAAGGACGTTTCACATGCTGATATTCGGGCTTATTTTTCCGAATTAGCCAAGCATCCTATACCCTTGGCCGCACATGGCAGTGCGGAAGATGCTTTATTATCAAAAGTACATAACCTCATTGATGCCTACCGTCGCTATGGCCATTACCAATCTAATCTCGATCCGTTAAGGTTAGCGCCAAAACGAGAAATAATTGATCTAACGCCAGAAAGCCATGCCTTAACCCCAGCCGATTTATCTCAAACCGTTCATTTAGACGGTTTATTGGGTTTACAGACCGTTTCCGTGCAAACTGTCATTGAAACCCTGAAAAAGATTTACTGTGCTTACATTGGTTTTGAAACGCAGCATATTGCGGATGCCGAGCAACGCGCGTGGTTACAAGCGCGTATTGAATCGGTAGAAGGGCAAGCGAGTTATTCCAACGAAGTGAAAAAAACCATTCTAAAAGGTCTTATACGCGCCGAAGGTTTAGAAAAATATTTAGGTAATAAGTTTGTTGCACAAAAACGTTTTTCATTAGAAGGCGGGGATAGCTTAATTCCTTTGCTCGATGAATTAGTCGCTAGAGCGAGCACCCAAGCAGTTCAAGAAATCGTGATTGGTATGGCGCACCGTGGCCGCTTGAATGTGTTGATTAATGTGCTGGGGAAATTGCCAAGTAAATTATTTGAAGAATTTGAAGGGAAATTGACGCAGGAAAATCGATCCGGGGATGTGAAATATCATAAAGGGTTTGCCACCGATATTAAAACGGATCACGGTGCTTTACATATTGCAATGGCATTTAATCCTTCGCATTTAGAAATAGTGAACCCGGTGGTTGAAGGTTCAGTGCGATCACGTCAAGAACGTCGTAGCGATAGCAGTGGCCATCAGGTGTTACCGGTATTAATCCATGGTGATGCGGCCTTTTCAGGCCAAGGGGTTGTGATGGAAACCCTAGAGCTTTCGCAAACAGCGGGTTATGGCACCGGCGGTACCTTACATATTGTGATTAATAACCAAATTGGTTTTACCACGGACCCGCAAAATGCGCGTTCTAGTTGGTATTGTACCGATCCCGCTAAAATGATTGACGCACCTATTTTTCACGTGAATGGTGACGACCCTGAATCGGTATTATTTACGCTGCAATTAGCGTTTGACTTCCGGCAAACGTTTAAAAAAGATGTGGTGATTGATTTGGTTTGTTATCGTCGTCATGGCCATAATGAAGCGGATGAGCCTTCAGCAACACAGCCATTGACATACCAGGCGATTAAACAATTACCCACCGTACGCACGCAATATGCAGAGCAATTAATAGCGAAAAATGTCATTAGCAAAGAAGAGTTAAGCCAATGGATGGATGGATATAGAAATCAATTAGATAAAGGCGAACCTGTTGTCAGTCGCTTGTTAGATGACGATTCTAAAAATCCTTATCGAATTGACTGGCGTCCGTATCGTTACCACGATTGGCGAGATTCTGAAGACACTGGCATTGCATTACAACGCTTAAAAGAAATAGCAACGACGTTGGAAACCTTGCCGCCAGGATTAACCTTACAACCGCAAGTGGCTAAAATCATCGATGACCGGCGTAAAATGACCGCAGGCCAATTACCTTTAAATTGGGGTTATGCTGAGATCTTGGCGTATGCTAGCTTGTTGCAAGAAGATTATAGTGTTCGACTTTCGGGACAAGATTGTGGTCGTGGTACTTTCTTCCATCGTCATGCCGTGTTACACGATTTTAAGACCAATCAAATTTTTGTGCCTTTATCACAGTTGGCAAAGCATGAAAAAGCCTTTACCGTGATCGATTCAACCCTATCCGAAGTGGCGGTGATGGGCTTTGAATACGGCTATGCTATTTCTAATCCGAATAGCTTAGTGATTTGGGAAGCGCAATACGGTGATTTTGTGAATGGTGCGCAGGTTGTTATCGACCAATTTTTAAGCTCCTCTGAACAGAAATGGGGAAGATTATGTGGTTTAGTTCTATTATTACCGCATGGTTATGAAGGCGCGGGGCCGGAACATACCTCGGCACGCTTAGAACGGTTTTTACAACTGTGTGCACAAGATAATATGCAAGTATGTGTGCCAAGCACACCGACACAGATTTTCCATTTATTACGACGACAAATGTGCAGACCGTATCGTAAACCCTTGATCGTTATGTCGCCAAAGAGCTTATTACGCCATAAACTAGCGGTATCGAGCTTAGAAGATTTGGCGAAAGGACGTTTTCAAAACGTGATTCCAGATGAACGCGATCTTCAAAAAGTAAAACGCGTTATTTTATGTAGTGGAAAAGTCTACTATGATTTGTTGGAACAATGTCAGGCACAAAAAATAAATGATATCGCACTGATTCGAATAGAGCAGTTATATCCTTTTCCTAAAGACGAATTAATGGCTGTATTAAAGCCATATGAAAAAGTAAACGAGGTTATCTGGTGCCAAGAAGAGCCTAAAAACCAAGGGGCTTGGTATTGTAGCCAACATCATTTCATTGACTGTTTAGCTAAAAACCAAAGCTTACATTATGTAGGCCGACCTGCTTCCGCTGCACCGGCTGTAGGCTCACCCATTGTGCATGTACAAGAACAGCAGGCTTTGATAAAAGAAGCATTAACATAA
- a CDS encoding succinate dehydrogenase iron-sulfur subunit, which translates to MQFSIYRYDPDKDKKPYMQDYTLALEAGKDMMLLDALEELKAQDQTLSFRRSCREGVCGSDGMNINGKNGLACVTQLSSLKSPVVLRPLPGLPVIRDLVVDMEPFYRQYEKAQPYLINDKEPPAKERLQSPEEREQLDGLYECILCACCTSACPSYWWNPDKFLGPAALLWLCRFLVDNRDEAKEQRLAELNDLFSLFRCRTIMNCTTVCPKGLNPAKAIGHVRNMLLKKET; encoded by the coding sequence ATGCAATTTTCTATTTACCGTTACGATCCCGATAAAGATAAAAAACCTTATATGCAAGACTATACGCTGGCATTAGAAGCGGGTAAGGATATGATGTTGCTGGATGCCTTAGAAGAATTGAAAGCGCAAGATCAAACGCTTTCTTTTCGTCGTTCTTGCCGAGAGGGAGTCTGTGGATCAGACGGCATGAATATTAATGGAAAAAATGGTTTGGCGTGTGTAACACAGCTTTCAAGCTTGAAATCACCTGTTGTATTAAGGCCTTTACCGGGTTTGCCGGTCATCCGTGACTTAGTGGTTGATATGGAGCCTTTTTATCGTCAGTATGAAAAAGCGCAACCTTACTTAATTAATGATAAAGAACCACCGGCTAAAGAGCGTTTACAGTCTCCTGAAGAGCGTGAACAATTGGATGGTCTGTATGAATGTATTTTGTGTGCCTGCTGTACCAGTGCCTGTCCTTCTTACTGGTGGAACCCGGATAAGTTTTTAGGACCTGCGGCCTTACTATGGCTTTGTCGCTTTTTAGTCGATAATCGTGATGAAGCGAAAGAACAGCGTCTGGCGGAATTGAATGATCTGTTCAGTTTATTCCGTTGTCGTACTATTATGAATTGCACCACGGTCTGTCCTAAAGGCCTAAATCCGGCTAAAGCGATTGGTCATGTGCGCAACATGCTGTTAAAAAAAGAAACCTAA
- the sucC gene encoding ADP-forming succinate--CoA ligase subunit beta, translated as MNLHEYQGKKLFSEYTLPVPPGKVAASVEEAVAAAESLGGDAWMVKAQVHAGGRGKAGGVKYVTSKEAVAAETKRLLGSRLVTFQTDANGQPVNQVLIAEPCDIKRELYLGAVLDRSTRRVVIMASTEGGVEIEKVAEETPEKILKISMDPLLGILPYQAREIGFKLQLNTAQLKEFTHILIQLGKMFVERDLSLVEINPLIIDSNDRVICLDAKVVVDDNALFRQAELRDMRDASQEDERENRAHQWELNYIALDGDIGCMVNGAGLAMATMDLIKLHGGNPANFLDVGGGATQERVTEAFKIILSDEKVKGILVNIFGGIVRCDMIADGIIGAVHEVGIKLPVVVRLEGNNAELGAKKLSDSGLNIIAAKSLTDAAQQIVAAVKTLATV; from the coding sequence ATGAACCTACACGAATACCAAGGTAAAAAATTATTTAGCGAATACACCTTGCCAGTTCCTCCAGGCAAGGTGGCGGCAAGTGTTGAAGAGGCCGTCGCAGCAGCGGAATCGCTAGGTGGTGATGCATGGATGGTAAAAGCGCAGGTTCATGCCGGTGGGCGTGGTAAAGCGGGTGGTGTTAAATACGTCACCAGCAAAGAAGCCGTTGCAGCAGAAACAAAGCGTTTATTAGGATCACGCTTAGTCACCTTTCAAACCGATGCGAATGGTCAGCCGGTTAATCAGGTTTTAATCGCCGAACCTTGTGATATTAAACGCGAACTTTATTTAGGCGCGGTACTAGATCGCAGTACGCGCCGTGTCGTGATCATGGCCAGCACAGAAGGTGGCGTAGAAATTGAAAAGGTGGCGGAAGAAACACCGGAAAAAATATTAAAAATCAGCATGGATCCTTTATTAGGTATTTTGCCTTATCAGGCACGTGAGATTGGTTTTAAACTGCAACTCAATACGGCACAACTCAAAGAGTTTACGCATATATTAATTCAATTAGGCAAAATGTTTGTTGAGCGTGATTTAAGCTTAGTTGAAATTAATCCCTTGATTATCGATAGCAACGATCGCGTCATTTGCTTAGACGCCAAGGTTGTTGTGGATGATAACGCTTTATTTAGACAAGCTGAATTACGCGATATGCGTGATGCAAGCCAAGAAGACGAACGTGAAAACCGTGCGCATCAATGGGAATTAAACTACATTGCGCTGGATGGTGACATCGGTTGTATGGTTAACGGGGCAGGGCTTGCGATGGCGACCATGGATTTAATTAAATTACATGGCGGTAATCCGGCTAACTTTCTTGATGTAGGTGGTGGTGCGACACAAGAACGTGTAACAGAAGCCTTTAAGATTATTTTATCAGATGAAAAAGTAAAAGGTATTCTAGTCAATATCTTTGGTGGCATCGTGCGTTGCGACATGATTGCAGACGGTATTATTGGCGCTGTTCACGAGGTAGGTATTAAGTTACCGGTAGTGGTGCGTTTAGAAGGAAATAATGCTGAATTAGGCGCTAAAAAATTATCCGATAGCGGTTTAAATATTATTGCGGCTAAGAGTTTGACAGATGCCGCGCAACAAATTGTAGCTGCCGTAAAAACACTTGCTACTGTATAA
- the odhB gene encoding 2-oxoglutarate dehydrogenase complex dihydrolipoyllysine-residue succinyltransferase gives MSIEIKVPMLPESVADATIVTWHKKAGDVVKRDENIVDLETDKVVLEVPAPDDGVLGEILKKEGTVVKAGEILATINKDASMKTEKTSASSGAAEGTAPAKKSAPSETENTAAGPAARRSAAEQGIPLEGIQGSGKSGRVTREDVLGQQTPSSSAIPASQPATMPSMAVPQGGDRIEKRVPMTRLRAIIAKRLVEVQHTAALLTTFNEVNLHKVMELRAKYKESFEKRHGTRLGFMSFFTKAVIEALKRYPAVNASIDGNDVVYHNYFDIGIAVSTDRGLVVPIIRDADKLSFAEIEKSIANYGRKAKENQIAIEDMTGGTFTITNGGVFGSLLNMPIINPPQSAILGMNTIQERPIAENGQIVIRPMMYIALSYDHRIIDGKESVGFLKTIKELLEEPARLLIDV, from the coding sequence ATGAGTATTGAAATAAAGGTTCCCATGTTACCGGAGTCGGTAGCTGATGCGACAATCGTCACCTGGCATAAAAAAGCCGGTGATGTGGTTAAGCGAGATGAAAATATTGTCGATTTGGAAACCGATAAAGTTGTTTTAGAAGTGCCTGCTCCTGACGACGGTGTATTAGGTGAAATTCTAAAAAAAGAAGGGACTGTGGTCAAAGCCGGTGAAATTTTAGCCACCATAAACAAGGATGCCAGTATGAAAACAGAAAAAACGTCTGCTTCATCAGGCGCAGCAGAAGGAACAGCACCTGCTAAAAAATCTGCGCCCTCCGAAACTGAAAACACAGCGGCTGGTCCAGCGGCACGCCGATCAGCGGCTGAACAAGGTATTCCTCTAGAAGGCATTCAGGGCAGTGGAAAATCTGGCCGTGTTACCCGTGAAGATGTATTAGGGCAACAAACCCCATCATCATCCGCCATACCAGCCAGCCAGCCCGCTACGATGCCGAGTATGGCGGTGCCACAAGGCGGCGATCGTATTGAAAAACGTGTACCTATGACACGCTTGCGCGCCATTATTGCGAAGCGTTTGGTTGAGGTTCAACATACGGCTGCGCTGTTAACGACCTTTAATGAGGTTAATTTGCATAAAGTCATGGAACTTCGTGCCAAATATAAAGAAAGCTTTGAGAAAAGGCATGGTACACGTTTAGGATTTATGTCGTTTTTTACTAAAGCGGTGATTGAAGCGCTTAAACGTTATCCGGCTGTGAATGCTTCTATTGATGGTAATGATGTGGTTTATCATAATTACTTTGATATCGGTATTGCAGTATCGACTGATCGTGGCTTAGTCGTTCCGATTATACGGGATGCCGATAAATTAAGTTTTGCCGAAATTGAAAAAAGCATTGCTAATTATGGGCGTAAAGCGAAAGAAAATCAGATCGCAATTGAGGATATGACGGGCGGTACGTTTACTATTACCAATGGCGGCGTTTTTGGATCATTGTTAAATATGCCCATTATCAACCCGCCACAAAGTGCTATCTTGGGCATGAATACCATTCAAGAGCGGCCTATTGCAGAAAATGGCCAGATTGTTATTCGCCCAATGATGTATATTGCATTGTCGTACGATCACCGTATCATCGATGGCAAAGAATCAGTCGGTTTCTTAAAGACTATTAAAGAACTTTTAGAGGAGCCAGCACGCTTACTGATAGACGTTTAA
- the sdhC gene encoding succinate dehydrogenase, cytochrome b556 subunit yields the protein MAKRPVNLNLLTLRFPITAIASILHRVSGFILFLFIPIFLGLMAVSLQSPEGFFLVHNVLTHPLAKLIILAIFFALFYHMLAGIRHLLMDTGLGENLRPARFTAGLVMCLAVVLTTLMGIYVW from the coding sequence GTGGCTAAACGACCGGTTAATCTCAATTTATTGACCCTGCGCTTTCCTATAACGGCGATTGCTTCTATTTTGCACCGCGTTTCAGGTTTTATTTTATTTTTATTTATTCCCATATTTCTAGGCTTGATGGCCGTTTCGCTGCAAAGCCCGGAAGGTTTTTTTCTTGTGCATAATGTTTTAACGCATCCACTGGCTAAGCTGATTATCTTAGCCATTTTTTTTGCACTTTTTTATCATATGCTTGCCGGTATTCGACACCTACTCATGGATACAGGTCTGGGTGAAAACCTAAGGCCGGCGCGTTTTACGGCGGGCTTAGTCATGTGTTTAGCCGTCGTCTTGACAACGCTGATGGGAATTTATGTATGGTAA
- the rluB gene encoding 23S rRNA pseudouridine(2605) synthase RluB — MTEKLQKVLANLGLGSRREIERWIQQGRISIGSEVAKLGDRIGLHARVFIDGKLIKLVPVTPLKRRVLIYYKPEGEVCTRTDPENRPTVFSRLPPLRGERWIMIGRLDINTLGLLIFTNDGELAHRLSHPSYEIEREYAVRVLGEVDANILKRLKKGVQLEDGMAAFTRIEERGGERANRWYHVVLKEGRNREVRRLWESQGIQVSRLMRIRFADLQLPQNLRRGQWRELNAEEIKNLARLVNLTV, encoded by the coding sequence ATGACAGAAAAACTACAAAAAGTATTGGCCAATCTAGGCTTGGGTTCACGTCGCGAGATAGAGCGTTGGATTCAACAGGGTCGAATAAGCATTGGTAGCGAAGTCGCAAAACTCGGTGACCGTATTGGTTTACATGCTAGAGTTTTTATAGACGGTAAGCTGATTAAACTAGTGCCTGTAACCCCACTTAAACGACGTGTATTAATTTATTATAAGCCCGAAGGTGAAGTTTGTACGCGTACCGATCCCGAAAATAGACCCACGGTCTTTTCACGCTTACCACCACTTCGGGGTGAACGTTGGATTATGATCGGTCGTTTAGATATCAATACATTAGGACTATTAATTTTTACGAATGATGGTGAATTAGCGCATCGTCTATCGCATCCTTCTTATGAAATAGAAAGAGAATACGCAGTACGTGTATTAGGCGAAGTTGACGCAAATATTCTTAAGCGCTTGAAGAAAGGTGTACAGTTAGAAGACGGCATGGCGGCGTTTACACGCATTGAAGAGCGGGGCGGAGAAAGAGCAAATCGTTGGTACCATGTGGTATTGAAAGAAGGACGCAACCGAGAGGTGAGACGCTTGTGGGAATCACAAGGCATTCAAGTCAGTCGTTTAATGCGTATTCGATTTGCTGATCTTCAGTTACCCCAGAATCTAAGACGGGGTCAATGGCGTGAGTTAAATGCAGAGGAAATTAAAAATTTAGCGCGTTTAGTCAATTTAACCGTATAG
- the scpB gene encoding SMC-Scp complex subunit ScpB, which produces MEIAQLKTILEAAILAAGEPVSVERLSSLFPEEQRPSKSLLKQALAALEEDYLERGIRLQRVANGYIFHTPSQLGEWIKGLWPEKRPRYTRAFLETLAIIAYKQPVTRGDIEAIRGVAVSPNIIKILLDQEWIESVGQREVPGRPNLYATTKQFLDHFNLKALAELPVLPALNETLMPMNTDEQDIKQIIQPPLESGAIMPAN; this is translated from the coding sequence ATGGAAATTGCCCAACTTAAAACTATTCTGGAAGCCGCTATTCTAGCCGCCGGTGAGCCGGTGAGTGTGGAGCGTTTGAGCAGCTTATTTCCGGAAGAGCAGCGCCCGTCAAAGTCATTGTTAAAACAGGCTTTGGCCGCACTCGAAGAAGATTACCTAGAGCGGGGTATTCGATTGCAGCGGGTGGCTAATGGTTATATTTTTCATACGCCCTCGCAACTGGGTGAGTGGATAAAAGGGCTTTGGCCTGAAAAACGACCCCGTTACACGCGTGCTTTTTTAGAGACGCTGGCGATTATTGCCTATAAACAACCGGTGACCCGCGGTGATATTGAAGCCATTCGCGGTGTGGCGGTGAGTCCCAATATTATTAAAATCTTACTGGATCAGGAATGGATAGAGTCAGTAGGGCAACGAGAAGTGCCCGGTCGACCTAATCTTTATGCCACGACTAAACAATTTTTAGATCATTTTAATTTAAAGGCATTAGCCGAGTTGCCTGTACTCCCGGCTCTTAATGAGACACTCATGCCTATGAATACGGACGAACAGGACATTAAACAAATAATCCAGCCACCGCTAGAATCTGGCGCTATAATGCCTGCCAACTAA